The nucleotide sequence TCATGGAGAGAGAGGGTGGGTGGGTAAGTCCCGTGGGCGGACAGGAAGGTTAGTGTCAGAGGCACTGCTGAGGTCAGAAAATCCCAGAGTGATCATGCCTGTCATATGCAGAGCCAGGGACATGCTTCAGCATGAGAATGGAAACCAAAGCAGTCTCACCTGTTTCCCCATGGGGAGCTGACCCCTGAGAACCACTGGTGCAATTAGCAGAATGCTACCTCCTGGGACCCTCCTATCCCCTCAGTTTGGCCtcagctgcagccctgccctgccctggctgtcACCTGCTATCCATGCCCCTTGGGCTGTATGCCTGTGACTCCACACACGTGCAGCCTCTGTCTGCTGTCTCTGCAGCCCCATAAATGTCACCCTGGGGGCCCACAACATCAGGAAGCAGGAGAGGACCCAGCAGGTCTTCCGTGTGAGAAGAGCCATGCGCCACCCAGCATATAATTTGAATGATCATTCAAATGACATCATGCTGCTGCAGGTGAGGCAAAGTCCTGCTGCTCTGGCTCTGCTTGTCCAGTTGCTCCTCCGGCTTTGACACtgtctcttcttctctccttccatccGACACCTGGCCAGTACCTATGCCTCAAGGGACAGGGGAGACAGCTCAGTGCCACCACAGCACCAGGCACAGGAGGCTACTGGCTGACCTGGGCTTTCTTGCCTCTTTTCCACCAGTTGGAGACAAAGGCCAGGCTGACTGCAGACGTGCGGCCCCTCAAGCTGCCTACTGGCAAAGCCCGGGTGAAGCCAGGGAAGGAGTGTCTTGTGGCCGGCTGGGGCAGTACTTCCCTAGGGAGCAAAGTCTCAGACACGCTGCAGGAGGTGATGCTGACCGTGCAGGAGGACAAGGAGTGTGAATCACTCGCCCAACCCCCCTACCGTTACCACAAGGCCATGGAGATTTGTGTGGGCGACCCAAAGATAAATAAGTCTTCCTTTAAGGTGAGACTATGCATCTGCTGCCTAGACTCTAGGGAAAGGAAGTTTGGGGAAGGCCAGGGACCTATACACCCAAGCAGTGGGGGACACCCAAGCAGTGGGGGACGCCCTCAACCACCAGGATGTGATCTCTCTCTTGGAAAGGGAAGAGGGGAGCAGCCCAAGCTGGCTGGGGCCTCTGCCCCATTATAACCAAGTGGCTCCTTGGAGCTGGCACCCAATGTGGTTAAAGGGCTTATCCTCCTAGGTGTCAGCCCTACTTCCCTGCCTCTGTGTCCTTCAACAGTGACCTGGAGCCAAAGGTCCCATACACCTTTATAAGGAGAggaccccagggcctggggcagaggaCCTAGGCTGGTCCCTGGGCTGAGGTGAAGCAGTAACAATGTCCAGGGTCACAGCTTGGGAGCTGAGGACCAGGGCCTGTCCTGCCCTCTGGTTTCCACATGCTGGCCATGCCAGTTCCCTTCCCTGAGAGGG is from Microcebus murinus isolate Inina chromosome 6, M.murinus_Inina_mat1.0, whole genome shotgun sequence and encodes:
- the LOC105864436 gene encoding granzyme B-like isoform X2, whose amino-acid sequence is MQLLLLLLAFILPPGAQAGEIIGGHEAKPHSRPYMAFLQYWDRGTQRTCGGFLIREDFVLTAAHCWGSPINVTLGAHNIRKQERTQQVFRVRRAMRHPAYNLNDHSNDIMLLQLETKARLTADVRPLKLPTGKARVKPGKECLVAGWGSTSLGSKVSDTLQEVMLTVQEDKECESLAQPPYRYHKAMEICVGDPKINKSSFKGDSGGPLVCDNVAQGIVSHGHPNWTSPCVFTRISSFLPWIKKTMKKLQLRKAASAPCKTNQVLWT
- the LOC105864436 gene encoding granzyme B-like isoform X1; the encoded protein is MQLLLLLLAFILPPGAQAGEIIGGHEAKPHSRPYMAFLQYWDRGTQRTCGGFLIREDFVLTAAHCWGSPINVTLGAHNIRKQERTQQVFRVRRAMRHPAYNLNDHSNDIMLLQLETKARLTADVRPLKLPTGKARVKPGKECLVAGWGSTSLGSKVSDTLQEVMLTVQEDKECESLAQPPYRYHKAMEICVGDPKINKSSFKGDSGGPLVCDNVAQGIISHGKGNGMPPRVCTKVSRFLPWIKKIMKRRQLQEADSAPFVTGQVLWT